One window from the genome of Cryptomeria japonica chromosome 6, Sugi_1.0, whole genome shotgun sequence encodes:
- the LOC131077514 gene encoding laccase-12-like produces the protein MAVLSIALLLCLVFVAPWAICAARVHRRFTIRTQNVARVCNTQTIVTVNGRYPGPTLRVHEGDNLVIDVMNKGPYNITLHWHGVKQIRSAWADGPGYITQCPITPGTKYTYNFTITGQEGTMWWHAHMTYLRATVNGALIILPRHGKTYPFPKPHAEFPIILGEWWNANVENVLADAIRRGGVPNDSDAYTINSQPGDFFPCSANDTTRFMVERGKTYLLRIISCAMIHASFFKIAQHKMTVVAVDALYTKPYETDVLVIQPGNTMDVLITAGQESGRYYIGTRVYNSQPQGFEFLNTTTTAILEYHDSTNTSAPVLPDFPAFNDTPTAFKFSTELRSLNASVPQTVDEEMFITEGLALASCPNNSCAVINGGRPLGSMNNISFVLPEISILQAYYYGIDGVYTTDFPDNPPLVFNYTGAVPMGLWQPDFGTRVKVLKFNSSVQIVLQNTGILTIQNHPIHLHGHDFYVVGQGFGNYNSQTDPANFNLVDPQLLNTVGVPTGGWAVIRFIANNPGVWLMHCHFESHSELGFETVFITENGPGNSESLPPPPRDLPKC, from the exons ATGGCGGTGTTGTCAATAGCATTACTTCTTTGTTTAGTTTTTGTAGCACCATGGGCTATTTGTGCAGCTCGTGTCCACCGCAGATTCACT ATTCGAACCCAGAATGTGGCCAGAGTGTGCAACACACAGACGATTGTAACAGTCAATGGACGGTATCCTGGCCCGACTCTACGCGTTCATGAAGGAGATAATCTTGTCATAGACGTGATGAACAAGGGGCCCTATAATATTACCCTACACTG GCATGGAGTAAAGCAAATCAGATCAGCCTGGGCAGATGGACCGGGCTACATAACGCAGTGTCCCATTACTCCTGGAACTAAGTATACATACAATTTTACAATCACAGGTCAGGAAGGGACAATGTGGTGGCATGCACATATGACATATCTGAGAGCTACTGTGAATGGAGCTTTGATTATTTTACCTCGGCATGGAAAAACTTATCCATTTCCCAAACCCCATGCTGAGTTTCCTATTATTTTGG GTGAATGGTGGAATGCGAACGTAGAAAATGTACTAGCGGATGCGATCCGGAGAGGAGGTGTACCAAATGATTCTGATGCATACACCATCAACAGCCAACCAGGAGACTTTTTTCCTTGCTCTGCAAATG ACACTACTCGATTTATGGTGGAAAGAGGAAAAACTTACCTGCTGAGGATTATAAGTTGTGCGATGATTCATGCATCCTTCTTCAAGATTGCGCAGCACAAAATGACCGTTGTGGCAGTGGATGCTCTGTATACCAAACCATATGAGACAGATGTGTTGGTCATACAGCCAGGAAACACCATGGATGTTCTCATAACAGCTGGGCAAGAATCAGGGCGTTACTATATTGGTACCCGTGTATACAACAGTCAACCACAAGGATTTGAATTCTTAAATACCACCACAACTGCAATACTTGAATACCATGACAGCACTAATACATCTGCTCCTGTGTTGCCAGATTTTCCTGCATTTAACGATACACCAACTGCATTCAAATTCAGTACAGAACTGAGAAGCCTGAATGCTTCTGTCCCGCAGACTGTTGATGAGGAAATGTTTATAACAGAGGGATTGGCACTCGCTAGCTGTCCAAACAATTCCTGCGCAGTGATCAATGGTGGAAGACCACTTGGAAGTATGAATAACATTTCATTCGTTTTGCCAGAAATATCTATTTTGCAGGCTTATTATTACGGTATAGATGGAGTTTATACCACAGATTTCCCAGATAATCCTCCGCTGGTGTTCAATTACACTGGAGCTGTGCCAATGGGTCTTTGGCAGCCAGATTTTGGAACAAGAGTAAAGGTTTTGAAATTCAATAGCAGTGTGCAAATTGTATTGCAGAATACTGGGATTCTTACAATACAGAACCATCCTATACACCTTCATGGCCATGATTTTTATGTTGTGGGGCAAGGCTTTGGAAACTATAATTCTCAGACGGATCCTGCAAATTTCAATCTGGTAGATCCACAGCTTTTGAACACCGTGGGAGTTCCTACTGGTGGGTGGGCAGTCATCAGGTTTATAGCCAACAATCCAG GAGTTTGGTTGATGCATTGCCATTTTGAGTCCCACTCCGAACTGGGTTTTGAGACCGTATTCATTACGGAGAATGGGCCTGGAAATTCGGAGTCATTGCCTCCTCCTCCAAGGGATCTGCCCAAATgctag